A genomic region of Pongo pygmaeus isolate AG05252 chromosome 7, NHGRI_mPonPyg2-v2.0_pri, whole genome shotgun sequence contains the following coding sequences:
- the NKX3-1 gene encoding homeobox protein Nkx-3.1, whose translation MLRAPEPRPGEAKAEEAAPPTPSKPLTSFLIQDILRDGAQRQGGHTSSPRQRDPVPEPEPEPEPEGGRGRVGAQNDQLSPGPRAAPEEAETLAETEPERHLGSYLLDCENTSGALPRLPQTTKQPQKRSRAAFSHTQVIELERKFSHQKYLSAPERAHLAKNLKLTETQVKIWFQNRRYKTKRKQLSSELGDLEKHSSLPALKEEAFSRASLVSVYNSYPYYPYLYCVGSWSPAFW comes from the exons ATGCTCAGGGCTCCGGAGCCGCGGCCCGGGGAGGCGAAAGCGGAGGAGGCCGCGCCGCCGACCCCGTCCAAGCCGCTCACGTCCTTCCTCATCCAGGACATCCTGCGGGACGGCGCGCAGCGGCAAGGCGGCCACACGAGCAGCCCGAGACAGCGCGACCCGGTGCcggagccagagccagagccagagccagagggAGGACGCGGCCGCGTCGGGGCGCAGAACGACCAGCTGAGCCCCGGGCCCCGCGCCGCGCCGGAGGAGGCCGAGACGCTGGCGGAGACCGAGCCAG AAAGGCACTTGGGGTCTTATCTGTTGGACTGTGAAAACACTTCAGGCGCCCTTCCAAGGCTTCCCCAAACCACTAAGCAGCCGCAGAAGCGCTCCCGAGCTGCCTTCTCCCACACTCAGGTGATCGAGTTGGAGAGGAAGTTCAGCCATCAGAAGTACCTGTCGGCCCCTGAACGGGCCCACCTGGCCAAGAACCTCAAGCTCACGGAGACCCAAGTGAAGATATGGTTCCAGAACAGACGCTATAAGACTAAGCGAAAGCAGCTCTCCTCGGAGCTGGGAGACTTGGAGAAGCATTCCTCTTTGCCGGCCCTGAAAGAGGAGGCCTTCTCCCGGGCCTCCCTGGTCTCCGTGTATAACAGCTATCCTTACTACCCATACCTGTACTGCGTGGGCAGCTGGAGCCCAGCTTTTTGGTAA